The genomic region ATACTCCCTTCGTTTGTTAACAGAAGCGATAATTTTTTTTGCCTTTTGATTATCGGCATGGCCGACATAATGAAATTTAATTTTACCGCTTTGACGTCTTGCAAGGTATAGGTAGTCTTTCTTGCCAACTTTTTTTCTCCAAGGAGCGCCTTGTGTTTCACGTTTTATAGCGGCTTCATAGGCACCATTAGCTTTATGCAAGCGCTTAAACTCTTCTTCAAGAACATGAAATACGCTAGGTGTTCATAATTATGCCTAACATTATGACAAAATAGATAATATGTTAGGTATAGTGCGCCAAGCCTTAGATGAGCCATTCCCGCGAAAACGGTAGTCCAGACTTTTAAAAATATAAAGATGAAAATATATAGATTATAAACTTATACTCATGACAACGCCAAAAAAACGATGTGTAAATATTTACAAACTATGAAGCTTGATTGACTTATTGCCAAAACGAGCAACTATTTCTAATTCGCCATCAAGCGCTTTAACATATTTACGAAGAGTCGACACAAGATGGTCATCACGACGCTCAAGTCGCGATAATTCACTATGAGCAATTTCCATCGCTTGCGCTACTTCGACTTGAGTTTTGCCCGACATTTCACGTAGCTCACGAATATCCATTTCGAGTAATTTGTCACTAACATTTTTTTTGTAGCAGTTTTTTTGCTGGAGACGCTTGGCGGCGAAAGGATTTCCAACTATGTGTAGCCATTAGTTTGTAACTTAAAAGTGAGAGATTATATAACTTGATAATATACTTTATAAAAATTAGTCATAGGTTTAATTACTATTTATACGCAATTAAATTAGCGAGACAGCTCCATATGTTTTTCTAACCATTGTTTTCTTACATCAAGTTCA from Deltaproteobacteria bacterium harbors:
- a CDS encoding helix-turn-helix transcriptional regulator → MDIRELREMSGKTQVEVAQAMEIAHSELSRLERRDDHLVSTLRKYVKALDGELEIVARFGNKSIKLHSL